From the genome of Rarobacter incanus, one region includes:
- a CDS encoding ROK family transcriptional regulator, whose translation MTKVTTNSPANFELSAIESVGHPPRIAGGPRASIKAQPGDSRWHNRRLVLQTLYTHGPISRADIARATKLTKATVSDLVAQLADESLVYSLGTREARGPGKPAVLIDLARSAHATVCLDLSGHELLRGAIIDIAGNVIERAEIPLGGARGNEVTALTVRLANDLAAASPVAILGMGVGTPGVVDDLGTVRTAPNLGWHDEALRSNLETATGIPTVIANDANAAAIAEHALGDASDDLMLVTIGHGVGAGLIVDGRLVMGSRYASGEIGQVMVGTDLGLGADYSRDQVLEHWLSVPNLRAAMDAAGAARDDILREAGQRLGVALAPVIGALNLAEVVLAGPPDLVGNEIANAALEIVQRRTMSDSHDTLTIRTSDQGQDLVLLGAMALVLQNRLGVS comes from the coding sequence ATGACTAAGGTCACGACTAACAGCCCGGCGAATTTCGAGCTATCCGCCATTGAATCAGTTGGCCACCCCCCGCGCATCGCGGGCGGTCCCCGCGCGAGCATCAAGGCCCAACCCGGAGACAGCCGCTGGCACAACCGCCGGCTCGTCTTGCAGACGCTTTACACCCACGGGCCCATAAGCCGCGCGGACATTGCCCGCGCGACCAAGCTCACCAAGGCCACCGTCTCCGACCTGGTCGCGCAGCTCGCCGACGAATCCCTGGTCTACTCCCTCGGGACTCGGGAGGCCCGCGGGCCGGGCAAGCCCGCCGTCCTCATCGACCTGGCGCGCTCGGCGCACGCGACCGTATGCCTGGACCTATCCGGCCACGAACTGCTGCGGGGCGCGATCATTGACATAGCCGGCAACGTGATTGAGCGCGCGGAAATCCCCCTTGGCGGCGCACGCGGCAACGAGGTCACCGCGCTCACGGTGCGGCTCGCGAATGACCTGGCCGCCGCGTCCCCCGTCGCGATCCTGGGAATGGGCGTCGGCACCCCCGGCGTCGTCGATGATCTCGGCACGGTCCGCACCGCTCCCAACCTCGGGTGGCACGACGAGGCCCTGCGGTCCAACCTGGAGACGGCCACCGGAATCCCCACCGTGATCGCCAACGACGCCAATGCTGCCGCCATCGCCGAGCACGCTCTCGGCGATGCGAGCGACGATCTCATGCTCGTCACGATCGGGCACGGCGTTGGCGCCGGATTGATCGTCGATGGCCGCCTTGTGATGGGAAGCCGCTACGCATCCGGTGAGATCGGTCAGGTGATGGTCGGAACCGACCTTGGGCTGGGTGCCGATTACAGCCGCGACCAGGTGCTTGAGCACTGGCTGTCCGTGCCCAACCTGCGCGCCGCCATGGACGCCGCGGGCGCCGCCCGCGATGACATCCTGCGTGAGGCCGGTCAGCGCCTCGGAGTCGCGCTGGCTCCCGTGATCGGCGCACTGAACCTGGCCGAGGTGGTCCTTGCGGGCCCCCCCGACCTTGTTGGCAATGAAATCGCCAACGCCGCGCTGGAAATAGTCCAGCGCCGAACGATGTCCGATTCGCACGACACCCTCACCATCAGGACAAGCGATCAGGGCCAGGACCTGGTTCTTTTGGGCGCGATGGCGCTCGTCCTGCAAAACCGGCTCGGCGTCAGCTGA